A genome region from Streptomyces xanthophaeus includes the following:
- a CDS encoding putative leader peptide, whose product MKHQQADLTKRRAVDLCRVAAMLCRSM is encoded by the coding sequence ATGAAGCATCAGCAGGCGGACCTCACGAAGCGACGGGCAGTAGACCTGTGTCGCGTCGCCGCCATGCTCTGTCGATCCATGTGA
- a CDS encoding LmeA family phospholipid-binding protein, giving the protein MRFLRVVVIIGVVLGALFVGVDRWAASYVENRLADRIQARQGLAGSSEVEVHGFPFLTQVLSRDLDRVDLKLRGVEVTAEDRKTRLSELDASFRGVKLNGDYSGGTAARAEGSALITYADLTAASQSGATLSYGGAPGKVKVTASVNVFGKVLTHSVVSTVTLEDAPGGKGGKIVRVRADAVPGGGVPVVEKAIRKETDFDRDLGSGMPAGLQLSSLTSDEAGVHLTLGGTNVVVAGS; this is encoded by the coding sequence GTGCGTTTCCTGCGCGTCGTTGTGATCATCGGAGTGGTTCTGGGGGCCCTGTTCGTGGGCGTGGACCGCTGGGCCGCGAGTTATGTCGAGAACCGGCTGGCCGACCGAATACAGGCACGGCAGGGCCTGGCCGGTTCCTCGGAGGTGGAGGTCCACGGCTTCCCCTTCCTGACCCAGGTCCTCAGCCGCGACCTCGACCGGGTCGACCTCAAACTGCGGGGCGTCGAGGTCACCGCCGAGGACCGCAAGACGCGGCTGTCGGAGCTGGACGCGAGCTTCCGGGGCGTGAAGCTGAACGGTGATTACAGCGGCGGCACCGCCGCCCGGGCCGAAGGCAGCGCGCTCATCACGTACGCCGACCTCACGGCGGCCTCGCAGAGCGGCGCGACCCTCTCCTACGGCGGGGCGCCCGGCAAGGTGAAGGTCACCGCGTCGGTGAACGTCTTCGGCAAGGTCCTGACGCACAGCGTGGTGTCGACCGTCACCCTTGAGGACGCGCCGGGCGGAAAGGGCGGCAAGATCGTCCGCGTGCGCGCCGACGCGGTGCCCGGCGGGGGCGTTCCGGTGGTCGAGAAGGCGATCCGCAAGGAGACCGATTTCGACCGTGATCTCGGCAGCGGCATGCCGGCCGGACTCCAGCTCTCGTCCCTGACCTCGGACGAGGCCGGTGTCCACCTCACGCTGGGCGGCACGAACGTGGTGGTGGCCGGATCGTGA